The sequence CGCCTCCTGCCGCCCGGCGCTTTCCACCACCACGGCGTCGCGCTCGATGCGCACCACGCGCGTGCCAAACCGCGTGGCGATCTGCCCCTTCCTCACGCGGCTGCGGAAAAAGGGCAGCACCCACGGCTTCACCTTGTCGTGGACATCGGCGCCGCGGTGGACCAGCGTCACCTGTGCGCCGCAGCGGTACAGGTCGAGGGCTGCCTCAACGGCCGAGTTGCCGCCGCCGACCACGACGACGCGCTGCCCGTAGTGGGCGTGTCCTTCCCGGTAGTAATGGGACACGTGCGGCAAGTCTTCTCCCGGCACGCCGAGGCGATTGGGCCAATCGAAATAGCCGGTGGCCACGACCACCGCTTTGGCCCGGTATTCGTTGGGCTGTTCCGGACGGCGGTGCGGACGGCTGACGACGCGGAAGGTGCCGTCCGCTTCCCGGGAAATGGCCGTCACCTCTTCAAAGGTGCGCACGGCCAGGCCGAGGGTGTGCACGACCTGCCGGTAGTAGTCGAGGGCCTCTTTGCGCGTGGGATGCGGCTCGCTGGCCACAAAGGGAACGCCGCCGATGCTCATGCGCAGCGCCGTGCTGAAGAAGCGCATGTCCGTGGGGAAGCGGGCAATGGTGTGGACGATGCTGCCTTTTTCCAGCACCAGATAGGGCAAGCCCGCCTTGTGGGCGTACGCCGCGCAGGAAAGCCCGCACGGGCCGCCGCCGACGATGACGAGTTCCAACACGTCCGTTCCCTCCCTTTCACCCCCATCCTATCACAGGTCTAGCCTCTTCTCCAGGCCGCTAAAGGATGCGAAACGCGGCCGCCTTAGTCGGGCGCACGACCGGCCGCCGCTTCCAATGCCGCTTCCTCCGCTTTCCCGGGATACGCGACAACCACGTCCGCCCTTCCCACGAGCTCGGCACCCCCCTCCAGCACCGGAACCAGCGCGTGGTCGCCTTTGCGTAACAGAAGTTCGCCGCCGCGCCACCGAACCAAACAGGCCCCGTCCAACAGGGAGAGTGCGGCGAAGGCGGTGCGCACCGCATCCAGCGCGGCCGTGCCGTGTACCGTCCAACGCTCCACGGCAAAGTGCCGTGTGCGCACATAGCGCGTCACCGTCGCGCCGGGACAGTGGCGCACCGCCGGCGCCACGACGGGTACGCAGGCGGGAACGGTGACCACGTCGAGGGCCTTGTCCACGTGCAGAGGCCGTGGCCGCCCCGAGGCGTCACGGCGGTCATAATCGTACAAACGATACGTGACATCGGAATTTTGCTGCACTTCCAGGAGCACGATGCCCTTGCCGATGGCGTGCACCGTTCCGCTGGGGACGTACAGAAAGTCACCCGGCTTGACGGGCACGCGGGTCAGCAGGCGATCCCATTCGCCACGCTGGATGTGCGCCGCAAGCTCCTCGCGCGTCGTCGCGGTGTGCCCGTACACCAGGGAGGCACCGGGTGCGGCCTTTAGGATCAGCCAGCATTCCGATTTTCCCGGTTCGCCCCCCTCGTGAGCGCGGGCATAGGCGTCGTCGGGGTGCACCTGCACCGACAGGTCGTCGTTGGCGTCGATCAGCTTCACCAGCAAGGGGAAGCGGTCGGCCGCCAACGGGCCGAACCACGAGCGGTACGCCGCCCATACATCCAGAAGCGTCTTCCCCGCCAGCGGTCCGTTCTTCACCACGCTCGGGCCGTTGGGGTGGGCGGAGACGGCCCAGCACTCGCCGATAAGCGGCGACGGCAGGGCGTAGCCGAACAGGTCGGCCAGGGCCGTTCCGCCCCAGATGCGCTCGTGAAAGGTGGGTTCGAGGAGAAGGGGGTAGGGGTTCATCGCCGATCGCTCCTTCATGCGCGCAGGAAATCGGTTGTCCGCAACCGTGTTGCGGCTTCGACACACGGTCGTCTACTTGTCCGTATCCTGCGGACGGTAGACGGCCATCCCGATTTTGGAATCGGCCATGCCGGAATGGAAGTACCCCCGTATCCGGCCACAACCTTTAATCGGACGCGATAGCTACTTGGGACAGCTCCCGAGCCACCTCCTCGGGATCCGTCGTCGGCGCCTGGCAAGCAAAGTGGCGGCAGAGGTAGGCCGTCGCCTTTCCGTCCACCATCCGCATGCCCGCCACAAACGGTGCGAGGGCCTCCACCTCGGCGCGCGCCTCCTCCCCCTCGGGAACAAGCAAGATCACCGCCTGCGGGGCGTACACCTTGCGCGCCGCGCGCCACATCGCCTCCGTATCCGGCGCGCCGGTCCGCCCGACGACGACCACCTGGACAGACGGGGCCACGTCGGCCAAGAGGGCGAGCAGGAAAAAGGCATGGGCGCTGGGATGCGCGCGCACGTCGCCGGCAAAGGCCTGCAGCTGCGCGTCAGCTTGCCGGCGCAGCGCCTCGTCACCGGTGAGCTGCGCCAGGCGCACGAGGGTGTAGGCGGCCACGGAGTTGCCCGAAGGCGTCGCGCCGTCGTAGACCTCCTTGGGCCGGGCGATGAGCGCCTCGGCATCCCGTCCGGTGAAGAACAGGCCGCCGTCCTGGTCATCCCAAAACAGGTCGAACATCTGCCGGGCAAGCTCCAGCGCATCGCGCAAAAACCGCACCTCGAAGGTGGCCTCGTACAGCTCCAGGAGCGCCCACACCAAAAAGGCGTAGTCGTCGAGATACGCCAAATGGGCCGCCTCGCCGTCGCGGTACCGGGCAAGAAGCCGTCCGTCGCGGCGGCGCAGCTTGGCGAAGAGGAAGGATGCCGCCTGCTTGGCCCGATCGGCCAAGGCCGGTTCATCCAGCACCTTGGCCCCCTTGGCCAGCGCGGCGATCATCAGGGCGCACCAGGCGGTGAGGATCTTGTCGTCCTTGTGCGGCGGCACGCGCTGCGCGCGCGCCGCAAAAAGCCTCTGGCGCATCGCCTCGAGGCGCTTCTCCATCTCCTCCGTCGTCATCCCGTAGCGCCGCGCCGCCGACTCGAGCGACGTGTGAATGAGGTTGGGGATGCTCTTGCCCTCAAAGTTCCCGCCGGGCGTGATGTCGTACACATCGCAGAAGAGCGCGCCCTCTTCCGCGCCGAGGACGGCCTTAACCTCCTCCGGTGTCCACACGTAAAACTTGCCCTCCACGCCCTCCGAGTCGGCGTCCTGCGCGGAGTAAAACCCGCCACCCGGGTCCGTCATCTCCCGCTCCACGTAGGCAAAAATCTCGCGGGCCACGCGGGCATACCACGCCTCTCCCGTCGCCTCGTACGCCTCGAGATACGCATAGGCCAGGAGGGCGTTGTCGTAGAGCATCTTCTCGAAGTGCGGCACGAGCCACTCGCGGTCGGTCGAATAGCGAGCAAACCCGAAGCCGATGTGGTCGTAGATGCCGCCGCGGTGCATGGCGTCAAGGGTCTTCGTTGCCATCGCCGTGGCGTGCGCGTTCCCGGTGAGGCGGCCGTAGCGCAGCAGAAAGATCAGGTTGTGCGGCGTGGGAAACTTCGGCGGCGGACCGAACCCGCCGTATTGGGCGTCAAACCGCTCGGCGAACTGCCGGTACGCCTCATCCAGCACAGCCGCATCGAGCTCGCCGGGGCGGTTCTGGAAATGGGGCTGTACGGCGTCCAGCACGTTCTGGCTTACCCGGTCGATGCGGGTTCGGTCGTGTTTCCACACCTCCGCGATTCGCTCCAGGATGTCCAAAAGCCCCGGCCGTCCGTACCGGCCCCGCTTGGGAAAGTATGTGCCGGCGAAGAACGGCTTTTTGTCCGGCGTCATGATGATCGTCAGCGGCCATCCCCCATGCCCCGTCATCGCCTGGCAAACCATCATGTAAATCTGGTCAATGTCGGGCCGCTCCTCGCGGTCCACCTTGATCGCCACAAAGTCGCGGTTTAAGATGGCGGCCACTTCCTCGTCGTCAAAGGACTCCCGCTCCATCACGTGGCACCAGTGGCAGGTGGAATACCCGATGGACAGAAAGATCGGCTTGTCTTCGCGCTTCGCCTTCTCGAAGGCCTCGTCGCCCCACGGATACCAGTTGACCGGATT comes from Calditerricola satsumensis and encodes:
- a CDS encoding thioredoxin domain-containing protein encodes the protein MSGQAERKPNRLIHEKSPYLLQHAYNPVNWYPWGDEAFEKAKREDKPIFLSIGYSTCHWCHVMERESFDDEEVAAILNRDFVAIKVDREERPDIDQIYMMVCQAMTGHGGWPLTIIMTPDKKPFFAGTYFPKRGRYGRPGLLDILERIAEVWKHDRTRIDRVSQNVLDAVQPHFQNRPGELDAAVLDEAYRQFAERFDAQYGGFGPPPKFPTPHNLIFLLRYGRLTGNAHATAMATKTLDAMHRGGIYDHIGFGFARYSTDREWLVPHFEKMLYDNALLAYAYLEAYEATGEAWYARVAREIFAYVEREMTDPGGGFYSAQDADSEGVEGKFYVWTPEEVKAVLGAEEGALFCDVYDITPGGNFEGKSIPNLIHTSLESAARRYGMTTEEMEKRLEAMRQRLFAARAQRVPPHKDDKILTAWCALMIAALAKGAKVLDEPALADRAKQAASFLFAKLRRRDGRLLARYRDGEAAHLAYLDDYAFLVWALLELYEATFEVRFLRDALELARQMFDLFWDDQDGGLFFTGRDAEALIARPKEVYDGATPSGNSVAAYTLVRLAQLTGDEALRRQADAQLQAFAGDVRAHPSAHAFFLLALLADVAPSVQVVVVGRTGAPDTEAMWRAARKVYAPQAVILLVPEGEEARAEVEALAPFVAGMRMVDGKATAYLCRHFACQAPTTDPEEVARELSQVAIASD
- a CDS encoding YpdA family putative bacillithiol disulfide reductase, with amino-acid sequence MLELVIVGGGPCGLSCAAYAHKAGLPYLVLEKGSIVHTIARFPTDMRFFSTALRMSIGGVPFVASEPHPTRKEALDYYRQVVHTLGLAVRTFEEVTAISREADGTFRVVSRPHRRPEQPNEYRAKAVVVATGYFDWPNRLGVPGEDLPHVSHYYREGHAHYGQRVVVVGGGNSAVEAALDLYRCGAQVTLVHRGADVHDKVKPWVLPFFRSRVRKGQIATRFGTRVVRIERDAVVVESAGRQEALAADAVYLLTGFRPHHALLANLGVTIDGQTGAPVYDPATMETNVPGAYVAGVVAAGHDANRIFIENGRFHGLKIVRHRLALRGMSAAELDERVGPLPTDPDELEDPTFVVGRAL
- a CDS encoding type I phosphomannose isomerase catalytic subunit, whose product is MKERSAMNPYPLLLEPTFHERIWGGTALADLFGYALPSPLIGECWAVSAHPNGPSVVKNGPLAGKTLLDVWAAYRSWFGPLAADRFPLLVKLIDANDDLSVQVHPDDAYARAHEGGEPGKSECWLILKAAPGASLVYGHTATTREELAAHIQRGEWDRLLTRVPVKPGDFLYVPSGTVHAIGKGIVLLEVQQNSDVTYRLYDYDRRDASGRPRPLHVDKALDVVTVPACVPVVAPAVRHCPGATVTRYVRTRHFAVERWTVHGTAALDAVRTAFAALSLLDGACLVRWRGGELLLRKGDHALVPVLEGGAELVGRADVVVAYPGKAEEAALEAAAGRAPD